One window of Trichomycterus rosablanca isolate fTriRos1 chromosome 2, fTriRos1.hap1, whole genome shotgun sequence genomic DNA carries:
- the hey1 gene encoding hairy/enhancer-of-split related with YRPW motif protein 1 isoform X2 has product MKTLQARKRRRGIIEKRRRDRINNSLSELRRLVPSAFEKQGSAKLEKAEILQMTVDHLKMLHAAGGKGYFDAHALAMDYRGLGFRECLAETARYLSIIEGLDNTDPLRIRLVSHLSNYATQREAHPGMGHLAWGSTFGNPHLAHPLLLPQHQQSVSISRTPSSPLSSASSSPSSSPSARSSEPHGCSRLTGSSVGEAGQSGPLRVPPVTSSMPPGLTAAMASKLAPPFLTSLSGLSTFPFPVNTFPLLTTSSLRPTIPASSLGKPYRPWSMEIGAF; this is encoded by the exons ATGAAAACCT TACAAGCAAGAAAACGCCGCCGAGGG attaTTGAAAAGCGGCGCAGAGATCGCATTAATAACAGCTTGTCTGAACTGCGCAGACTCGTTCCCAGTGCTTTTGAGAAACAG GGCTCTGCTAAACTGGAAAAAGCTGAGATTTTGCAGATGACTGTAGATCATTTGAAGATGCTTCATGCAGCTGGTGGCAAAG GTTATTTTGATGCCCATGCTTTGGCTATGGATTACCGTGGTCTGGGTTTTCGTGAATGCCTGGCCGAGACAGCCCGATACCTGAGCATCATTGAGGGCTTGGACAACACTGATCCCCTCCGCATTCGCTTGGTGTCCCACTTGAGCAACTATGCAACTCAGAGAGAGGCTCACCCTGGTATGGGTCACCTGGCTTGGGGCTCTACGTTCGGCAACCCACACCTGGCACATCCCCTTCTTCTACCACAGCATCAGCAGAGTGTGTCCATATCACGCACACCCAGCAGTCCTCTATCCTCAGCTTCATCTTCTCCCTCCTCATCTCCATCGGCACGCTCCTCAGAGCCGCACGGCTGCAGCAGATTGACTGGTTCTTCTGTTGGTGAGGCAGGACAGAGCGGTCCGCTTAGAGTGCCCCCTGTCACAAGCTCCATGCCACCAGGTCTCACAGCAGCAATGGCATCAAAGCTCGCTCCACCATTTCTCACGTCGCTCTCCGGCCTCTCCACGTTTCCATTTCCTGTTAACACTTTTCCTCTGCTCACAACCAGCTCGCTAAGACCTACCATCCCCGCCAGCAGTCTGGGAAAGCCCTACAGACCGTGGAGCATGGAGATTGGTGCCTTCTGA
- the hey1 gene encoding hairy/enhancer-of-split related with YRPW motif protein 1 isoform X1, with product MKRNHDFSSSDSELDENIEVEKESADENLGMNSPLGSVSPSTTSQVQARKRRRGIIEKRRRDRINNSLSELRRLVPSAFEKQGSAKLEKAEILQMTVDHLKMLHAAGGKGYFDAHALAMDYRGLGFRECLAETARYLSIIEGLDNTDPLRIRLVSHLSNYATQREAHPGMGHLAWGSTFGNPHLAHPLLLPQHQQSVSISRTPSSPLSSASSSPSSSPSARSSEPHGCSRLTGSSVGEAGQSGPLRVPPVTSSMPPGLTAAMASKLAPPFLTSLSGLSTFPFPVNTFPLLTTSSLRPTIPASSLGKPYRPWSMEIGAF from the exons ATGAAGAGAAATCACGATTTCAGTTCATCGGATAGTGAACTGGATGAGAATATAGAAGTGGAGAAGGAGAGCGCCGATGAAAACCT TGGTATGAACTCACCACTCGGATCTGTGTCTCCTTCTACAACTTCTCAAGTACAAGCAAGAAAACGCCGCCGAGGG attaTTGAAAAGCGGCGCAGAGATCGCATTAATAACAGCTTGTCTGAACTGCGCAGACTCGTTCCCAGTGCTTTTGAGAAACAG GGCTCTGCTAAACTGGAAAAAGCTGAGATTTTGCAGATGACTGTAGATCATTTGAAGATGCTTCATGCAGCTGGTGGCAAAG GTTATTTTGATGCCCATGCTTTGGCTATGGATTACCGTGGTCTGGGTTTTCGTGAATGCCTGGCCGAGACAGCCCGATACCTGAGCATCATTGAGGGCTTGGACAACACTGATCCCCTCCGCATTCGCTTGGTGTCCCACTTGAGCAACTATGCAACTCAGAGAGAGGCTCACCCTGGTATGGGTCACCTGGCTTGGGGCTCTACGTTCGGCAACCCACACCTGGCACATCCCCTTCTTCTACCACAGCATCAGCAGAGTGTGTCCATATCACGCACACCCAGCAGTCCTCTATCCTCAGCTTCATCTTCTCCCTCCTCATCTCCATCGGCACGCTCCTCAGAGCCGCACGGCTGCAGCAGATTGACTGGTTCTTCTGTTGGTGAGGCAGGACAGAGCGGTCCGCTTAGAGTGCCCCCTGTCACAAGCTCCATGCCACCAGGTCTCACAGCAGCAATGGCATCAAAGCTCGCTCCACCATTTCTCACGTCGCTCTCCGGCCTCTCCACGTTTCCATTTCCTGTTAACACTTTTCCTCTGCTCACAACCAGCTCGCTAAGACCTACCATCCCCGCCAGCAGTCTGGGAAAGCCCTACAGACCGTGGAGCATGGAGATTGGTGCCTTCTGA